In Methylobacterium aquaticum, the following are encoded in one genomic region:
- a CDS encoding phosphoenolpyruvate carboxykinase yields the protein MNDIGVFNEAFGAAKIGLRNLKRVNWNLEAPSLYEHALQRGEAQLAAGGALVAETGIHTGRSPKDKFVVRDADTENEVWWENNGGITRPQFETLLEDFLAHAEGRELFAQDLVGGAEVGHRVRTRVFTEYAWHSLFIRNLLIRPERETLATFEPELTIIDLPSFRADPARHGCRTETVIAVDFSRKIVLIGGTSYAGEMKKSVFTYLNYVLPKAGVMPMHCSANVGHEGDSALFFGLSGTGKTTLSSDPNRVLLGDDEHGWSPKGIFNFEGGCYAKTIRLSKEAELEIYSTTERFGTVMENVVIDPVTRLPDFDDASRTENTRCAYPLPFISNSSATGQAGHPKNIVMLTCDAFGVLPPIAKLTGAEAMYHFLSGYTAKVAGTEKGLKGPEATFSTCFGAPFMPRHPSVYGNLLRDLIARHHVDCWLVNTGWTGGGVGTGRRMPIRVTRRLLTAALDGSLAKADFRRDPYFGFAVPTSVPGVEPHILYPVKTWQDKAAFAATAKSLVEMFQANFKRFEAHVDADVRAAEPTMSIAA from the coding sequence GAGGCCCCGAGCCTCTACGAGCACGCGCTGCAGCGCGGCGAGGCGCAGCTGGCCGCCGGCGGCGCCCTGGTGGCCGAGACCGGCATCCATACCGGCCGCTCGCCCAAGGACAAGTTCGTCGTCCGCGACGCCGATACCGAGAACGAGGTGTGGTGGGAGAACAACGGCGGCATCACCCGGCCCCAGTTCGAGACCCTGCTGGAGGACTTCCTGGCCCATGCCGAGGGGCGTGAGCTGTTCGCGCAGGATCTCGTCGGCGGCGCCGAGGTCGGTCACCGGGTCCGCACCCGGGTCTTCACCGAATATGCCTGGCACTCGCTGTTCATCCGCAACCTGCTGATCCGCCCGGAGCGCGAGACCCTCGCCACCTTCGAGCCGGAACTGACCATCATCGACCTGCCGAGCTTCCGTGCCGACCCGGCCCGGCACGGCTGCCGCACCGAGACCGTCATCGCGGTCGACTTCTCGCGCAAGATCGTGCTGATCGGCGGCACCTCGTACGCCGGCGAGATGAAGAAATCGGTCTTCACCTACCTGAACTACGTGCTGCCCAAGGCCGGCGTGATGCCGATGCACTGCTCGGCCAATGTCGGTCACGAGGGTGACTCGGCCCTGTTCTTCGGCCTGTCGGGCACCGGCAAGACCACCCTGTCCTCCGACCCGAACCGCGTGCTGCTCGGCGACGACGAGCACGGCTGGAGCCCGAAGGGCATCTTCAACTTCGAGGGCGGCTGCTACGCCAAGACCATCCGCCTGTCGAAGGAGGCCGAGCTCGAGATCTACTCCACCACCGAGCGCTTCGGCACCGTGATGGAGAACGTCGTCATCGATCCGGTCACCCGCCTGCCGGACTTCGACGACGCCTCGCGCACCGAGAACACCCGCTGCGCCTACCCGCTGCCCTTCATCAGCAATTCGAGCGCCACGGGCCAGGCCGGGCACCCGAAGAACATCGTCATGCTGACCTGCGACGCCTTCGGGGTGCTGCCCCCGATCGCCAAGCTGACCGGCGCCGAAGCCATGTACCACTTCCTCTCGGGCTACACCGCCAAGGTGGCCGGCACCGAGAAGGGGCTGAAGGGCCCGGAGGCGACCTTCTCGACCTGCTTCGGCGCGCCGTTCATGCCGCGTCACCCCTCGGTCTACGGCAACCTGCTGCGCGACCTGATCGCCCGCCACCACGTCGATTGCTGGCTGGTCAACACCGGCTGGACCGGCGGCGGCGTCGGCACCGGGCGGCGCATGCCGATCCGGGTCACCCGCCGTCTCCTCACCGCGGCCCTGGACGGCTCGCTCGCCAAGGCGGATTTCCGCCGCGACCCGTATTTCGGCTTCGCGGTGCCGACCTCGGTGCCGGGCGTCGAGCCGCACATCCTCTACCCGGTAAAGACCTGGCAGGATAAGGCCGCCTTCGCGGCGACCGCCAAGAGCCTGGTCGAGATGTTCCAGGCCAACTTCAAGCGCTTCGAGGCCCATGTCGACGCCGACGTGCGCGCCGCCGAGCCGACCATGTCGATCGCCGCCTGA